Proteins encoded together in one Impatiens glandulifera chromosome 1, dImpGla2.1, whole genome shotgun sequence window:
- the LOC124919605 gene encoding pentatricopeptide repeat-containing protein At4g18520, chloroplastic-like, translated as MLFTPSSSAAIALIYTPPAPFDIRLSSTKFESLKKKIDSSSKPYPPESAPLLSIELLPLKTHNRDVSKLSVPSSVNPSGSSREEVDLASKLRSCFTEKDVRRLHTFVYKHPQNYLSTYVGNNLISSYARLGKLIEARKVFDEMSLKNVVSWTAILNAYLSFGLDIEALSVFRDFVASGIQPNCKTFVCAMNLCSSRLDYELGKQIHASIIKSKVNNLVVDSAIVYFYAQCCDLSSASCVFDRMPAYDVISWTTMITAYSQQGLGNKAFSVFTRMVSEGYVANEFTVCSVLNACGDEEAIGLGKQLHGAIVKKTVKNDVFIGTSLVDMYAKCGDIVNCRKVFDGMINRNTVTWTAIIAGYARNGYGEEAVNLFRIMRRRNLFVNNLTMVSILKACGSVRALMLGKEVHAQLLKKFGQFDIYIGSSLVWMYCKCDKSSIASNVLQQMPLKDVVSWTTMISGCCAHLGHESEALEFLKEMLGEGMEPNHFTYSSALKACARLENVEQGRLIHCSVKKTAAMSNVFVASALIFMYTKCGYVSDAVQVFDSMPERNLVAWKAMIVGYARNGLCQEALKLLYRMKEEGVKIDDCVHMEVLAACGNYYPMASRQVLDQDVNVP; from the coding sequence ATGCTATTTACACCCTCTTCATCTGCGGCCATCGCTCTTATTTATACTCCCCCTGCTCCGTTTGACATCCGACTCTCGAGTACAAAATTTGAAtccttgaagaagaagattgacAGCAGCAGCAAACCGTATCCTCCCGAAAGCGCTCCACTTCTTTCCATCGAGCTTCTTCCCTTGAAAACCCATAATCGTGATGTCTCAAAATTAAGCGTACCATCTTCAGTAAATCCGAGCGGTAGCAGCCGTGAAGAAGTGGACCTTGCATCAAAGCTTCGGTCTTGCTTTACGGAGAAAGATGTTAGACGATTGCATACATTTGTATATAAGCATCCTCAGAATTATTTAAGCACTTACGTGGGGAATAACTTGATCAGTTCCTATGCAAGACTTGGCAAATTGATCGAAGCCCGGAAGGTATTCGACGAAATGTCTCTAAAGAATGTAGTCTCCTGGACAGCTATCCTTAATGCGTACTTAAGTTTTGGATTAGACATCGAAGCTCTATCAGTCTTCAGGGATTTCGTAGCAAGTGGAATCCAACCCAATTGTAAGACATTTGTATGTGCAATGAACTTGTGTTCAAGTAGATTGGATTATGAGCTAGGAAAACAAATTCACGCCAGTATCATAAAATCTAAAGTTAATAATTTAGTTGTAGATAGTGCAATTGTTTATTTCTACGCACAATGCTGCGATCTTTCGAGTGCATCTTGTGTGTTCGATAGAATGCCTGCTTATGATGTAATTAGTTGGACAACGATGATTACTGCTTATTCACAACAGGGTCTAGGGAATAAGGCGTTTTCTGTCTTCACTAGGATGGTTTCTGAAGGGTATGTTGCGAATGAATTTACAGTTTGTAGTGTTCTCAATGCTTGTGGGGATGAAGAGGCCATTGGATTGGGGAAACAATTACATGGTGCTATAGTTAAGAAGACAGTGAAAAATGATGTCTTTATAGGAACTTCGCTTGTCGATATGTATGCAAAATGTGGGGATATTGTTAATTGTAGGAAAGTTTTTGATGGAATGATTAATAGGAACACGGTCACATGGACTGCTATTATAGCAGGGTATGCTAGAAACGGGTATGGTGAGGAAGCTGTAAATTTGTTTCGGATAATGAGACGACGAAAtctatttgttaataatttgaCAATGGTGAGCATACTCAAGGCATGTGGGTCAGTTAGAGCTCTAATGCTTGGTAAAGAAGTGCATGCTCAATTACTGAAGAAATTTGGTCAGTTTGATATTTATATTGGAAGTTCTCTTGTGTGGATGTATTGTAAATGCGATAAATCTTCCATAGCTTCTAATGTTCTTCAACAAATGCCTCTTAAAGATGTTGTGTCGTGGACAACAATGATATCCGGTTGCTGCGCTCATTTGGGTCATGAATCTGAGGCTCTTGAATTTCTCAAGGAAATGTTGGGGGAAGGGATGGAACCGAATCATTTTACTTATTCTTCTGCATTGAAAGCTTGTGCTAGGCTTGAAAACGTTGAGCAAGGGAGATTGATTCATTGCTCGGTTAAGAAGACTGCAGCGATGTCAAATGTATTTGTGGCTAGTGCTTTGATTTTCATGTATACGAAATGCGGGTATGTTTCGGATGCAGTCCAAGTGTTTGATAGTATGCCGGAGAGGAATTTGGTGGCTTGGAAGGCTATGATTGTTGGTTATGCGAGAAATGGTTTATGTCAGGAAGCTCTTAAGTTGTTGTATCGAATGAAGGAAGAAGGTGTTAAAATAGACGATTGTGTTCATATGGAAGTTCTCGCAGCTTGTGGAAATTATTATCCTATGGCTAGTCGTCAAGTACTTGATCAAGATGTTAATGTTCCTTAG
- the LOC124914281 gene encoding B-box zinc finger protein 22-like has protein sequence MKIQCCSCEAAEAKVLCCEEEAALCLSCDQKIHSLNNLAGKHGRVSLSSSISPTPKCDICQETICYFFCLEHRALLCRKCDSMTHEANLHVSRHQRFLLTGVKVGLEETEYQNSDEDDMGQPSFDGLMFSQWGSEPYFGSAYVNQQDAITMFEL, from the exons GTTGTTCATGCGAAGCGGCGGAGGCAAAGGTTTTGTGTTGTGAAGAAGAAGCAGCTTTGTGTTTAAGTTGCGACCAGAAGATACACTCCTTAAACAACCTCGCCGGAAAACATGGCCgtgtttctctctcttcctctaTCTCTCCGACACCCAAGTGTGATATTTGtcaa GAGACCATTTGCTACTTCTTTTGCCTCGAACATCGGGCTTTACTATGTCGGAAGTGTGATTCTATGACGCATGAAGCAAACCTTCATGTTTCTCGTCATCAGAGGTTCTTGCTTACAGGTGTCAAAGTGGGTCTTGAAGAAACCGAATATCAAAATTCAGATGAAGACGATATGGGACAGCCATCATTTGATGGATTAATGTTCTCTCAGTGGGGGTCGGAGCCATACTTCGGATCTGCCTATGTTAATCAGCAAGAT gCAATTACTATGTTTGAACTTTGA